Proteins from a single region of Fusobacterium sp. IOR10:
- a CDS encoding YchJ family metal-binding protein: MENPKTALELMKSRYEAYKKGDIDYVKRTWDKKESKKINWVELVQWNDYVQWKELNILKVERGERFDIDGIVEFQGKYIDKETGEEKIHHEISYFVKKGRKWYYKGYLNE, encoded by the coding sequence ATGGAAAATCCAAAAACAGCGTTAGAATTAATGAAATCTAGATATGAAGCATATAAAAAAGGAGATATAGATTATGTGAAAAGAACATGGGATAAAAAAGAAAGCAAAAAAATAAATTGGGTAGAACTTGTTCAATGGAATGATTATGTTCAATGGAAGGAATTGAACATATTAAAAGTTGAAAGGGGAGAAAGATTTGATATAGATGGAATAGTTGAATTTCAAGGGAAATATATTGATAAAGAAACAGGTGAGGAAAAAATTCATCATGAAATCAGTTATTTTGTAAAAAAGGGAAGAAAATGGTATTATAAAGGTTATTTAAATGAATAA
- the mutL gene encoding DNA mismatch repair endonuclease MutL gives MGLIKILDEKVSNMIAAGEVVENPASMIKELLENSIDAKSTKIIVSVKNNNRYVKISDNGKGMAKEDLLLSIERHATSKIYTKADLSNILTYGFRGEALSSISSASKIRITTKTKDSEEGSVLNAIGGKITNINTISRDVGTEIEVKELFFNTPARLKFLRKTTTEFRGIKEIFVLEALANPNISLTLINNNVEILKTSGRGMKNTIFEIFGKNTLQNVIPFSLGYLGNTSLNRSNKDGIYIFINNRPIKSKIIEEALIDGYYTKLMRGKYPFAILFLEVDPKEIDINVHPSKKIVKFSDEDYIYNLVYENVKNELSGDIDFIAPTITPENGKKFLDINNFKKETIKSEPIKLKSLENDFTYDSTPYSEQDLNINCEDISENKNDIIFSKNNFSNNKKTDKLGRVSNVKNDYKIIGQFANSFVILERNNVLEIYDQHIIHERILYEKFKNDYKNKNISIQQLLVPIKFSISIKDKEIVENNIELLRNFGFEIDFFGKMDVIIRAVPNIKFLCSIEELFRNIIEDLKNANLRNSLIEDIIIMSSCKKAIKANQPLNNTEIKILLDQLFLLDEYTCPHGRPILMKLTLNDIEKLFNRK, from the coding sequence ATGGGATTAATAAAAATCTTAGATGAAAAAGTTTCTAATATGATAGCTGCTGGGGAAGTTGTTGAAAATCCAGCTAGTATGATCAAAGAATTACTTGAAAATTCAATTGATGCTAAAAGTACAAAAATAATAGTTTCAGTGAAAAATAATAATAGATATGTTAAAATTTCAGATAATGGTAAGGGTATGGCCAAAGAAGATCTTCTCTTATCAATTGAAAGACACGCTACTAGTAAAATTTATACTAAGGCAGATTTATCAAATATATTAACCTATGGATTTAGAGGTGAGGCCCTTTCTTCAATTTCTTCTGCTTCTAAAATTAGAATAACTACAAAAACAAAAGACAGTGAAGAAGGAAGTGTTTTAAACGCTATTGGCGGGAAGATAACTAATATTAATACTATTTCTAGGGATGTTGGAACTGAAATTGAAGTTAAGGAATTATTTTTTAATACCCCTGCAAGATTAAAATTTTTAAGAAAAACTACCACTGAGTTTAGAGGAATTAAGGAAATATTTGTTTTGGAAGCATTGGCTAATCCCAATATATCTCTAACATTAATTAATAATAATGTGGAAATCTTAAAAACAAGTGGAAGAGGTATGAAAAATACAATATTTGAAATATTTGGAAAAAATACTTTACAGAATGTTATCCCTTTTTCTTTGGGATATCTTGGAAATACATCCCTTAACCGTTCTAATAAAGATGGCATTTATATCTTTATTAACAATAGACCTATTAAATCAAAAATTATAGAAGAAGCACTAATTGATGGATATTACACTAAATTAATGAGAGGAAAATATCCCTTTGCTATTTTATTTCTTGAGGTAGATCCTAAAGAAATAGATATCAACGTTCACCCTTCTAAAAAAATTGTTAAGTTTTCAGATGAAGATTATATTTATAATCTTGTTTATGAAAATGTTAAAAATGAACTTTCTGGAGATATTGATTTTATAGCTCCAACTATTACTCCTGAAAATGGGAAAAAATTTTTAGATATTAATAATTTCAAAAAAGAAACTATTAAATCTGAACCTATTAAATTGAAATCCCTTGAAAATGATTTTACTTATGATTCAACTCCTTATTCTGAGCAAGACTTAAACATAAACTGTGAAGATATCTCTGAAAATAAAAATGATATTATTTTTTCAAAAAATAACTTTTCAAATAATAAAAAAACTGATAAACTAGGAAGAGTTAGTAATGTTAAAAATGATTATAAGATAATTGGACAGTTTGCAAATTCTTTTGTTATCCTAGAACGAAATAATGTGCTAGAAATTTATGATCAACATATAATTCATGAAAGAATTCTTTATGAGAAATTTAAAAATGATTATAAAAATAAAAATATTTCTATACAACAATTATTAGTCCCTATTAAATTTTCTATTTCAATTAAAGATAAAGAGATAGTTGAAAATAATATCGAACTCCTAAGAAATTTTGGTTTTGAAATTGATTTTTTTGGAAAAATGGATGTTATTATTAGAGCTGTTCCTAATATAAAATTTCTTTGCAGTATAGAAGAATTATTTAGGAATATTATTGAAGATTTAAAAAATGCCAATTTGAGAAATTCATTAATTGAGGATATTATTATTATGTCATCTTGTAAAAAGGCCATTAAAGCAAATCAACCTTTAAATAATACAGAAATAAAAATACTGTTGGACCAACTTTTTTTACTAGATGAGTACACTTGTCCTCATGGAAGACCTATTTTAATGAAACTAACTCTTAATGATATTGAAAAATTATTCAATAGAAAATAA
- a CDS encoding DUF1934 family protein codes for MKVKLKIKTTELDNQTIHSEIHAIKKIKENFISYKYIDEFGRTELEIYSDSIFINRFGKINSSLILKKDLKTSFNYETNSFNCKFDISTKNLTIDQNGFKCSYSIFQEKSLINNISISIHET; via the coding sequence ATGAAGGTAAAATTAAAAATTAAAACTACAGAATTAGATAATCAAACTATACATTCAGAAATTCATGCTATAAAAAAAATAAAAGAAAATTTCATTTCATACAAATATATTGATGAATTTGGACGTACTGAACTAGAAATTTATTCTGATTCTATTTTCATAAATAGATTTGGAAAAATTAACAGTTCTCTTATTTTAAAAAAAGATTTAAAAACTTCTTTTAATTACGAAACAAATTCTTTTAATTGTAAATTTGATATTTCTACTAAGAATTTGACCATTGATCAAAATGGTTTCAAATGTTCTTATTCAATTTTTCAAGAAAAGTCACTAATAAATAATATTTCTATTTCAATACACGAAACTTAG
- the rlmH gene encoding 23S rRNA (pseudouridine(1915)-N(3))-methyltransferase RlmH translates to MNINIICVGKIKDKYIKDGIKEFSKRMQSFGKFSIVELKEFGNDSDRDSSIKKECKNILETLEKRKGYNILLDIGGKNLSSEEMSREIEKICLNGHSTINFIIGGSYGVSQEVRAFSNFSLSFSKMTFPHQLMRLILSEQIYRWFSIINNIKYHK, encoded by the coding sequence TTGAATATTAATATAATTTGTGTGGGAAAAATAAAAGATAAATACATTAAGGATGGGATTAAAGAATTTTCTAAAAGAATGCAAAGCTTTGGAAAATTTTCAATAGTTGAATTAAAGGAATTTGGAAATGATTCTGACAGAGATTCTTCCATAAAAAAAGAATGCAAGAATATTTTAGAAACACTTGAAAAAAGAAAAGGATATAACATTCTTTTGGACATTGGGGGAAAAAATTTATCCTCTGAAGAAATGTCTAGGGAAATTGAAAAAATTTGTCTTAATGGACATAGTACCATTAATTTTATTATTGGAGGCTCTTATGGAGTTTCTCAAGAAGTTAGAGCTTTTTCTAATTTTTCCCTTAGTTTTTCTAAAATGACTTTTCCTCATCAATTAATGAGGCTTATTCTTTCAGAACAAATTTATAGATGGTTTAGCATTATAAACAACATTAAATATCACAAATAA